From Streptomyces sp. TLI_105, the proteins below share one genomic window:
- a CDS encoding fibronectin type III domain-containing protein gives MQRPLAASLSTALALTAALALSACSTVAAPAPKDTRAPTVPAGVTATAGSASTVHVMWSAATDDRAVVGYAVYRDGRKVKDLPATTLMTDVVGLAPATRHRFTVRARDAAGNVSPPSAGVTATTLPAAPEDRTPPTTPTALHVTADGSRAATLRWSPARDDTRVTAYDVYQADTRVHTVPGTATTAHLTGLRPGTAYAFTVRARDAAENSSPDSAPADLTTAPSPGAPPNTAPRDLTATAAGGEITLTWTPPETGAPVTHHELHLDGRFATTIIWGTTPPPGRATYTFLVQDPPGTRHTVTLRARLPDGTWGDFSAPRTVVVR, from the coding sequence GTGCAACGACCGCTCGCCGCAAGCCTGTCGACCGCCCTGGCGCTCACCGCGGCCCTCGCCCTCTCCGCCTGCTCCACCGTCGCCGCCCCCGCGCCGAAGGACACCCGGGCACCCACCGTCCCCGCCGGAGTCACCGCCACCGCGGGCAGCGCGAGCACCGTCCACGTCATGTGGAGCGCGGCCACCGACGACCGCGCCGTCGTCGGATACGCCGTCTACCGCGACGGCCGCAAGGTCAAGGACCTCCCCGCCACCACCCTGATGACCGACGTCGTCGGCCTCGCCCCCGCCACCCGTCACCGCTTCACCGTCCGCGCCCGCGACGCCGCCGGCAACGTCTCGCCCCCCAGCGCCGGCGTCACGGCCACCACCCTTCCCGCTGCCCCCGAGGACCGCACGCCGCCCACCACCCCGACCGCCCTCCACGTCACCGCCGACGGCAGCCGCGCCGCCACCCTGCGCTGGTCGCCGGCCCGCGACGACACCAGGGTCACCGCGTACGACGTCTACCAGGCCGACACCCGCGTCCACACCGTCCCCGGCACCGCCACCACCGCCCACCTCACCGGCCTGCGCCCCGGCACCGCCTACGCGTTCACCGTCCGCGCCCGCGACGCCGCCGAGAACTCCTCCCCGGACAGCGCCCCGGCCGACCTCACCACCGCCCCCTCCCCGGGCGCCCCGCCGAACACCGCCCCCAGGGACCTCACCGCGACGGCCGCCGGGGGCGAGATCACCCTCACCTGGACCCCACCGGAGACGGGCGCCCCCGTCACCCACCACGAACTCCACCTCGACGGCCGCTTCGCCACCACCATCATCTGGGGCACCACCCCGCCCCCGGGCCGCGCCACCTACACCTTCCTGGTCCAGGACCCCCCGGGCACCCGCCACACCGTCACCCTCCGCGCCCGGCTCCCGGACGGCACCTGGGGCGACTTCTCGGCGCCGAGGACCGTGGTGGTCCGCTGA
- a CDS encoding GDSL-type esterase/lipase family protein has translation MPSSPHRALRALLALCTAAGLASLTAPAAHASPGSGPTAVVAMGDSYISGEAGRWLGNSLTNSGSRNGTDRAWTGSTYDPSKVYGATAGGCHRSDVSEVRSAGPIASSLINLACSGATTDNVFRASQGGQAFKGEAPQADQLAAVAAANDVKLIALSIGGNDLGFGDIISTCATDYIVWYSYCHDDQQAAVDAKIDGVMADVGRSVDEIRAVMSAAGYAAADYRIVLQSYPSPIPRAAENRYAESGWARTNTGGCPFWDADSDWARDSLVPQIANRLKGVATAKGVQFLDLRDMLQGREVCAKASKQVTSTVPPSAATSEWARWIDSQSTQGLVQESMHPNAYGQQALGRCLALINARPTGNQSCRNTAGTGASGMYLTAG, from the coding sequence ATGCCTTCGTCCCCCCACCGTGCGCTGCGCGCACTCCTGGCACTGTGTACCGCCGCCGGGCTCGCCTCGCTCACCGCCCCCGCCGCCCACGCCTCCCCCGGCTCCGGCCCCACCGCCGTCGTCGCCATGGGCGACAGCTACATCTCCGGCGAGGCCGGCCGCTGGCTCGGCAACAGCCTCACCAACTCCGGCAGCCGCAACGGCACCGACCGCGCCTGGACGGGCAGCACCTACGACCCGTCCAAGGTGTACGGCGCCACCGCCGGCGGCTGCCACCGCTCGGACGTCTCCGAGGTGAGGAGCGCCGGTCCGATCGCGAGCTCGCTGATCAACCTCGCCTGCTCCGGGGCGACCACGGACAACGTCTTCCGCGCCTCGCAGGGCGGCCAGGCCTTCAAGGGCGAGGCGCCCCAGGCCGATCAGCTGGCGGCCGTGGCCGCCGCGAACGACGTCAAGCTGATCGCCCTGTCCATCGGCGGCAACGACCTCGGCTTCGGCGACATCATCAGCACCTGCGCGACCGACTACATCGTCTGGTACTCGTACTGCCACGACGACCAGCAGGCCGCCGTCGACGCGAAGATCGACGGCGTGATGGCCGACGTCGGCCGGTCCGTCGACGAGATCCGGGCGGTCATGTCGGCCGCCGGCTACGCCGCCGCCGACTACCGGATCGTCCTCCAGTCGTACCCCTCCCCCATCCCCCGCGCCGCCGAGAACCGGTACGCGGAGAGCGGCTGGGCCCGCACCAACACCGGCGGCTGCCCGTTCTGGGACGCCGACTCCGACTGGGCCCGCGACTCGCTGGTCCCCCAGATCGCCAACCGTCTCAAGGGCGTCGCCACGGCCAAGGGCGTGCAGTTCCTGGACCTGCGGGACATGCTCCAGGGCCGTGAGGTCTGCGCGAAGGCGAGCAAGCAGGTCACGTCGACCGTGCCTCCGTCGGCGGCGACGAGCGAGTGGGCGCGCTGGATCGACAGCCAGAGCACGCAGGGCCTCGTCCAGGAGTCGATGCACCCCAACGCCTACGGCCAGCAGGCCCTCGGCCGCTGCCTGGCCCTGATCAACGCCCGCCCGACGGGGAACCAGAGCTGCCGGAACACGGCGGGGACGGGGGCGTCGGGGATGTACCTCACGGCGGGCTGA
- a CDS encoding beta family protein, whose amino-acid sequence MTEPLSVPPSEPLYVPALPARPSALAAYDRLAPGVRAGVAPLWSVPPRTGGARTLGRRPYRPLDPDPSALARHLRTALRRLVGVQRGLPAWVDAFHAEDEPRHLVTEFRQGLAGTPLRPVTGFERDVRQQTASAEAARASGNGLGVRVFLHALPDEPLRDEIRGLLARIAFAGCPVDLLLDLGGVVDEHHPAEKWALRALALLGPLHPWRTVAVLAGSFPRTFPEGYGAPLAEAQRFDWDLWHMLADGPERPGVRVTYGDYGADHTGGVDRPSEAGGGSPWGIVRYTTDRTFLLGRVPTQGSGHADAVRALVREIVHAEDFRGAGFSEGERRLVGCAEGNGSRGAGTPAVWLGTGHIQHMAQVVRGLRRHS is encoded by the coding sequence ATGACCGAGCCGTTGTCCGTACCGCCGTCCGAGCCGCTCTACGTACCCGCCCTGCCCGCCCGGCCGAGCGCGCTCGCCGCGTACGACCGGCTGGCTCCCGGCGTACGCGCGGGCGTGGCCCCGCTCTGGAGCGTCCCGCCCCGGACCGGCGGCGCCCGCACCCTGGGCCGTCGTCCGTACCGCCCGCTCGACCCGGACCCGTCCGCACTCGCCCGCCACCTGCGGACCGCCCTGCGCAGGCTGGTCGGTGTACAGCGCGGACTGCCGGCCTGGGTGGACGCCTTCCACGCGGAGGACGAACCCCGGCACCTCGTCACGGAGTTCCGGCAAGGCCTGGCCGGCACCCCGCTCCGGCCGGTCACGGGCTTCGAGCGGGACGTCCGGCAGCAGACGGCCAGCGCCGAGGCCGCCCGCGCGAGCGGAAACGGGCTGGGCGTCCGGGTGTTCCTGCACGCCCTCCCCGACGAGCCGCTCCGGGACGAGATCCGCGGGCTCCTCGCACGGATCGCGTTCGCCGGCTGCCCGGTGGACCTCCTGCTCGACCTGGGCGGCGTCGTCGACGAGCACCACCCGGCAGAGAAGTGGGCCCTGCGCGCCCTCGCTCTCCTCGGCCCCCTCCACCCGTGGCGGACGGTCGCCGTGCTCGCCGGTTCCTTCCCCCGCACGTTCCCCGAGGGCTACGGAGCCCCGCTCGCGGAGGCCCAGCGATTCGACTGGGACCTGTGGCACATGCTCGCCGACGGACCCGAACGGCCGGGCGTACGCGTCACGTACGGCGACTACGGGGCCGACCACACCGGAGGGGTCGACCGGCCGAGCGAGGCGGGCGGGGGTTCGCCCTGGGGCATCGTGCGCTACACCACCGACCGCACCTTCCTCCTGGGACGCGTGCCCACTCAGGGTTCCGGTCACGCGGACGCCGTCCGCGCGCTGGTCCGGGAGATCGTCCACGCGGAGGACTTCCGGGGAGCCGGGTTCAGCGAAGGCGAACGCCGGCTCGTCGGCTGCGCCGAAGGAAACGGAAGCAGGGGAGCGGGCACCCCCGCCGTCTGGCTGGGCACCGGCCACATCCAGCACATGGCCCAGGTCGTCCGCGGCCTGCGGCGACACTCCTGA